The genomic region ATCTGATCGAGACCTGGATTGAGTACAAGCGGAAGAATGAGGTGGACCCTGTCCGCCTGCGGCCCCATCCCTGGGAATTCGCTCTGTACTTCGACATCTAGGCGCGACCGCGCGTCGCGAAACGAAGAACGCCCCGCGGGCCCTGCCCCGGCGGGGCGTTCTCTTTCGGTCTCGGCCCCCCCCGAGCGGAATCCGGAACGACGCACCGCACCGCGCGGCCAGGACGAAGCACGGCTGGGGGACGGAGTTGACCTACTCTCCCGTTTGGAAGAAGCGGCAGTACAGTTTCCTCACCGCCTCGGTATGCGCCAAGAACTCCTGGAGCAGCCGCCGGGTCCCCTCTTCCGGAGAGAGGGCCGCCCGATAGAGGTGTCTGGCCAACCCCTCGAGCTCCTCGGACTCCTCTCGAAACTCGTCGAGCGACCGATCATGGATGAGGCGCAGCCCGTTCTCCAAACGCCTGAGGAAACTGTAGGCGGTGATGAGGGTCTCATGACTCTCGGGAGGCAGGAACCCCCCGCTCCGAAGCTGGGTCAAGGCCTCGACGGTATTCGGGACCCGCAGGGGAGGGTAGCCCCGGCCGACCTGGAGCTGGAGGAGCTGGACGATGAAGAGGATCTCGACCAGGCCCCCCCGCCCGAGTTTGACGTTGTGCTTGCCCTTGTACTCCTTGGCCAGTTCGTGACGCATCCGTTCCCTGAGGTGATGGATCTCCGGGATCATCGCGTCGGTGAAGGGGCCCTCATACACGATCTGGCGCACCATCCCCTGGACCCGGGCGGCCAGCCTCTCCTCTCCGGCGACGCACCGGGCCCTGATGAGCGCCTGGCGCTCCCAGGTCCAGGCGTGCTCCGCGTGATAGGCCTCGAAGGCGGCGAGCGACGTCACCAGAGGGCCGAACCGTCCTGAGGGACGCAATCGGGCATCCACCCGGTAGGCATACCCCTCCCGGGTGGGGCTGCTCAGGGCGGAGATGAGTCCCTGGGCCAGCCGCACGAAGTACTCGTGATTGGAAAGTCCCTGCGTCGTTTCCCCCTCTCCAGCAAAGATGAAGATCACATCGAGATCCGAGTGATACGCCATCTCCCTCGCCCCCAGGGCGCCCATGCCCACGATAACCATGGGGGCCTCGCGCTGTCGCCCGTCGGCTTCGACCGTCATCGGGGTCCCATACCGGAGCCGCAACTCTTCCTTGCAGAGTTCCCAGGCGGCCGTGAGGCAAACCTCGGCCAGGTCGGTCAGTTGTTCGCTGACCTCCTGGGTCTCCAGGGTTCCGTAGAGATCATTCAGCCCGATCCGCAGCAGTTCCGTGTGGTGATACCGGCGGAGGGCGTCGAGTCTTTCCTCATAAGACGGAACCGCGTGGAGATCCTCCGCAAGCTCCCGGGCCATGAGGTCCCGGCCCCGATGGGGAGAGGAGGCCTCGCCCAACACCAGGGCGTCCAAGAGCTCCGGGTGCTGGACGAGGAAATTCGAGAGGTAGAAGCTCGTCCCAAAGAGCCGCATCAGGGACTTCAGGATCGGGGGATTCTCGGTCAGGAGGGCGTAGAAGCTCGTCCGGGCCCCCACCCTCTCCAGAAATTCCTCCAGATGATTCAGGGCCTGCTCAGGGGAGGGAGAGGCCAAGGCTTCCGAGAGCATGGCCGGAGCCAACTGCCGCAGGAGCCTCAGGGCGCGCTCCGGGAAACGGGTCAGGGGCGGACCTTGCGTCATCGCCAGGAGGGAACCGTACGCTCTTTCGGGCGCACGGAAGCCCAAGCGCTTGAGCTCCTCGATGACCCGGTCCTTGGCCTCTTCGTCTCGCAGGAGTCCGAGCAGGTCGCCCATCCCACCCGGGACCGCCGCCGATGGCCGCGAGAAGAGACGCGTGGTGATCTCCCGCACGGTCGTGATCCTCCGAGTGAGGTCGGCGCGCAGGGCCTCTCCCGCGTCTGGACCGGCATAGCCCATCGCCTTGGCCAACCGCCCGAGATCCTCCGGCGCTTCCGGCAGCGTATGGGTCTGCTCGTTGTTCGCCATCTGCACGCGGTGTTCCAGGGTCCTCCAGATGACGTACGCTTCTCGGAGGGCTTGGTGATCTTCCGGGCGGATGATCCCGACGGTCTCCAACTGCTCGAGGGTCCGCAGGGTGTTGGCCTCCCGAAGGATTGGAAACTTCCCTCCGTAGATGAGCTGCAGGGCCTGAAGGAAGAATTCGATCTCCCGGATGCCTCCGGGCATGTACTTCAGGTTGAACGGGCGGCGGCCGCTGGTGCGCTCCCGCTCCAACCGGATCTTCAATGCCTGGATCTCCTCGATGGCCGTGAAATCGAGATATCGCCGAAAGACAAACGGCTCGACTCGCCTGAGGAATTCATTGCCCAACTCGATATCGCCGGCCACGGGGCTGGCCTTGATCAAGGCTGCCCGCTCCCAGGTGTCGCCCCAGGACTCATAGTAGACCTCTGCCCCCCGGAGCGAGTTGGTGATTTTTCCGGATTTTCCGTGCGGTCGGAGCCGCAGGTCCGTCCGGAAGACAAAGCCCTCCTCGGTGATCTCTCCCATCGCTCGTGTGATCAGCTCGGCGAGCTTCACATAGAAGGTCTCCCGAGTGATCCGGGTGCGACCATCTACGGCTGATCCTGTCTCGTGCTCCTCCTCGTCCGCCGCATGGAGATACTGGAGGTCGATGTCGGAGCTGAAGTTCAATTCTCTGCCGCCGAGCTTCCCCATCCCCAGGATCACAAAGCCGGTCGCATTCCCCCTCCCGATCGGGTCCCGATCCGGCGGCCCGCCATCCTTTCCGACCAGCATCCCATAGCAGGCCCGGCAAGCAACGTCCAGGCAGGCGCCGGCCAGGTACGACAGTTCCCGGGCCACCTCCTCGAACGGTGCGTGCCCCCCGAGATCCCTGAGGCCGATGCGCAGGATCTCCCGCCGCTTGAACCCGCGGAGTTTTGCACAGAGGTCGGCAAAGTTCCCGATCGGTTCTGCGAAGGCGCGAAGCGCAACCAGAGAGTCGCCCTCTTCCCTGCAGATCGTGATTCCTCCCTCGCCAAAGAGCCACTGGAGCGCCTGCGGATTGCGGGTAAGGAGCGTTGTGAAGTAGGGAGAGAGGGCGAACGCACTGGCCAAGATCCCGAGGGCCCTGTCGTTTCCCCGGAGAGCGCTTAGGACCGATCCGGGAGCAGAGGCGACGCTTTCAAAGCCATTGAGGGCCAGATCAGGATCAGGGGAGGAGGCACAGAGGGAGAGCAGCATGGGGAGGGTCTCCCGCAGAGCCTCCTGTTGGTGGAGGTGCCTCAGATTGACGAGAACCCTCTGCAGTTCCGCAAAGCCCATCTCCCTCAGGAGAGGCTGAAGGCCTTTCCACCGCTTCGCCCTGAGCGCGGAACCGATGCGGGCCTGAAGGTTCATCCTGTCCATTGCGCGAGAGGGAGTGGATCCTCTCGAACCTGTTGCGAAGAGGAAAACAGAATGATTATACTGGCGAGGGTTCGCGGAGGTCCAGTGCTGCTCATCCCACGGTGATCAATCCCAGCGATTGCGGGCCCTGCGGGCGGCACCGCAGGGCCCGTTTGCCTTGGGCGCCGCGCACAGCGGCGGGGGGAGGAGAGCGATGGGAGCGGAGCCGGGCTGGGGCCTGTCCACGCTGAGCGTGCACGGGGCGGGGCCGGGGACGGACGCCGAGCGGCTCACCCGCTCCACCCCCACCGTCCAGCCCATCTACCAGACCTCGGTCTACAGCTTTCCCGACTTGGCCAGCCTCGATGCCGTCCAGGACGGGACGGGCGAAGGGTACATCTACGGGCGGTACGGGCTGCCGAACCACACGGCCCTGGAGCGAGCGGTGGCCGCGCTGGAAGGAGGCGAGGCGGCGCTCGCCTGCGCTTCCGGGATGGGGGCCACCGCGGCGGCGCTGCTCGCGGCGCTCTCGGGCGGGGGGAAGGTCGCCGCGGCGCGCGACGTGTATGGCGGCACCTATGGCCTGCTCGAGGAGCTGGGCCGCTTCGGGGTGAAAACCGCCTGGATGGATGCGGGGAGGATGTCGGAGGTGGAGGCGGCCCTTGCCGAGGGGTGCCGGCTCCTCCTGGTCGAGACGATCTCGAACCCGCTCGTCAAGGTTGCGGACCTGCCGGCATTGGCCGCGGCGGCACATCGGGCCGGGGCCTTCCTTCTGGTGGACAACACGTTCGCCACCCCCTGTCTCTGCCGGCCGCTCTCGCTCGGCGCCGATGCGGTCTACCACAGCGCCACGAAGTTCCTCGGGGGCCACAGCGATTTGACCGCAGGCGTCCTCGTGGGCACGGCGCCGTTCATCCGCAACGCCCGACGGGTCGCCATGCGCTTCGGGCCGACGCTCGGACCGCACGACGCCTGGCTCGCCGTGCGGGGGATGAAGACCTTGAGCCTGCGGATGGCGCGCACGGGTGAGAACGCCCTGGCACTGGCGACCTTCCTGGCAAAGCACCCGAAGGTGGCGGCGGTCCA from Candidatus Methylomirabilis sp. harbors:
- the glnE gene encoding bifunctional [glutamate--ammonia ligase]-adenylyl-L-tyrosine phosphorylase/[glutamate--ammonia-ligase] adenylyltransferase — encoded protein: MASAFALSPYFTTLLTRNPQALQWLFGEGGITICREEGDSLVALRAFAEPIGNFADLCAKLRGFKRREILRIGLRDLGGHAPFEEVARELSYLAGACLDVACRACYGMLVGKDGGPPDRDPIGRGNATGFVILGMGKLGGRELNFSSDIDLQYLHAADEEEHETGSAVDGRTRITRETFYVKLAELITRAMGEITEEGFVFRTDLRLRPHGKSGKITNSLRGAEVYYESWGDTWERAALIKASPVAGDIELGNEFLRRVEPFVFRRYLDFTAIEEIQALKIRLERERTSGRRPFNLKYMPGGIREIEFFLQALQLIYGGKFPILREANTLRTLEQLETVGIIRPEDHQALREAYVIWRTLEHRVQMANNEQTHTLPEAPEDLGRLAKAMGYAGPDAGEALRADLTRRITTVREITTRLFSRPSAAVPGGMGDLLGLLRDEEAKDRVIEELKRLGFRAPERAYGSLLAMTQGPPLTRFPERALRLLRQLAPAMLSEALASPSPEQALNHLEEFLERVGARTSFYALLTENPPILKSLMRLFGTSFYLSNFLVQHPELLDALVLGEASSPHRGRDLMARELAEDLHAVPSYEERLDALRRYHHTELLRIGLNDLYGTLETQEVSEQLTDLAEVCLTAAWELCKEELRLRYGTPMTVEADGRQREAPMVIVGMGALGAREMAYHSDLDVIFIFAGEGETTQGLSNHEYFVRLAQGLISALSSPTREGYAYRVDARLRPSGRFGPLVTSLAAFEAYHAEHAWTWERQALIRARCVAGEERLAARVQGMVRQIVYEGPFTDAMIPEIHHLRERMRHELAKEYKGKHNVKLGRGGLVEILFIVQLLQLQVGRGYPPLRVPNTVEALTQLRSGGFLPPESHETLITAYSFLRRLENGLRLIHDRSLDEFREESEELEGLARHLYRAALSPEEGTRRLLQEFLAHTEAVRKLYCRFFQTGE
- a CDS encoding aminotransferase class I/II-fold pyridoxal phosphate-dependent enzyme; amino-acid sequence: MGAEPGWGLSTLSVHGAGPGTDAERLTRSTPTVQPIYQTSVYSFPDLASLDAVQDGTGEGYIYGRYGLPNHTALERAVAALEGGEAALACASGMGATAAALLAALSGGGKVAAARDVYGGTYGLLEELGRFGVKTAWMDAGRMSEVEAALAEGCRLLLVETISNPLVKVADLPALAAAAHRAGAFLLVDNTFATPCLCRPLSLGADAVYHSATKFLGGHSDLTAGVLVGTAPFIRNARRVAMRFGPTLGPHDAWLAVRGMKTLSLRMARTGENALALATFLAKHPKVAAVHYPGLASHPDHPVAKRVLTGGFGGVLAFELRGGLEAADALVRALRLIALVPSLGGVATTLSHPVKTSHRGLSAAERERLGVRDGLLRLSVGIEDAPDLTADLARALTTV